A single genomic interval of Peribacillus sp. FSL H8-0477 harbors:
- a CDS encoding NifU family protein: protein MSEQTMEVQVQEVLDKLRPFLLRDGGDCELVDVDEGIVKLRLLGACGSCPSSTITLKAGIERALLEEVPGVVEVEQVF from the coding sequence ATGTCTGAACAGACAATGGAAGTACAGGTTCAAGAAGTTTTAGATAAGCTTCGTCCGTTTCTTCTTCGTGACGGCGGTGACTGTGAGCTTGTAGACGTAGATGAAGGAATCGTTAAATTACGTCTTCTTGGCGCATGCGGCAGCTGTCCAAGTTCTACAATTACCCTTAAAGCCGGTATTGAACGCGCTCTTCTTGAGGAAGTTCCTGGCGTAGTGGAAGTTGAACAAGTATTCTAA
- the thrB gene encoding homoserine kinase, which yields MSEEAMFSIKVPASTANLGPGFDSIGLALALYLEVRGSFSERWEVIPLSEDLKVFPADETNYIVSIAKKVAEAYNKELRPCRMTVCSDIPLTRGLGSSASAIVAGIELANIAGNLHLSAEEKIRHASLLEGHPDNAGASVTGGLVVGWHSEEETHVISYPLEGIKVIAVIPDYELRTDDSRNVLPKSLGYQDAVLASASANVLLTALLTRNWELAGAMMKKDRFHQPYRSTLVPHLSKVEEAARDSGAVGTALSGAGPTVLCLVEEEKAGQVLECLVTTFPAYTVQLINIDNEGSKAMVFAQGDGIETSKK from the coding sequence ATGAGTGAAGAGGCAATGTTTTCAATCAAGGTTCCAGCAAGTACTGCAAATCTAGGACCAGGATTTGATTCAATTGGACTAGCGCTTGCGCTGTATTTAGAGGTCCGTGGAAGCTTTTCGGAAAGGTGGGAAGTGATACCTCTATCAGAAGATCTTAAGGTATTTCCTGCCGATGAAACGAATTATATTGTCTCAATCGCTAAAAAAGTGGCTGAAGCCTATAATAAAGAACTAAGGCCATGCCGTATGACCGTTTGCAGTGACATTCCATTGACGCGTGGATTAGGAAGCAGTGCATCTGCAATTGTCGCTGGAATTGAACTTGCCAATATTGCAGGCAATCTGCATCTATCTGCAGAAGAAAAAATCCGTCATGCATCCCTATTGGAGGGGCATCCAGATAATGCTGGGGCATCCGTTACTGGTGGACTTGTTGTCGGCTGGCATTCGGAGGAGGAAACACATGTAATATCCTATCCTTTAGAAGGTATTAAGGTGATTGCAGTTATTCCAGATTATGAGCTTCGGACAGACGATTCACGCAATGTCTTACCAAAAAGCTTAGGGTACCAAGATGCCGTGTTAGCCAGTGCATCAGCGAATGTTCTGCTGACGGCGCTATTAACACGTAATTGGGAGCTAGCTGGGGCAATGATGAAGAAGGATCGATTTCATCAGCCATATCGTAGTACGCTGGTGCCTCATTTGTCCAAAGTTGAAGAAGCAGCAAGGGATAGTGGTGCTGTCGGAACAGCACTAAGCGGGGCTGGACCTACGGTATTATGCCTCGTGGAGGAGGAAAAAGCCGGTCAGGTTTTGGAGTGTTTGGTAACTACTTTTCCAGCATACACAGTGCAGCTGATTAATATTGATAATGAAGGAAGCAAGGCAATGGTTTTTGCACAAGGAGATGGAATAGAGACAAGTAAAAAATAA